The Periophthalmus magnuspinnatus isolate fPerMag1 chromosome 15, fPerMag1.2.pri, whole genome shotgun sequence genomic sequence gcgtccaagaagcatccggaacagatgcaagagcctctcgacatggaggagtagcaactctatctctaagggaacacccagccaccctgcgaaggaaacccattttgaccgcttgtatccacgatcttgtcctttcggtctttacctaaagctcatgaccatgaTCAATgtggtaggaacatagattgatgggtaaattgagagctttgcctttggactcagctccttcttttccACAACAGCCCGATAAGCAAGCGCATCAactgatccaactgtcaatctcacactccatccttgatacttgaactcctccatgtGAGGCATGTGGTCATTATTGATGTTGTTGTTATCAATGTGGTCATTATCAGTGTGGTCACTATTAATGTGGCTATTATCAATGTGGTCATTATCCATGTGGTTATCAGTGTGGTCATGTGGTCATTATTCATGTGGTCGTTATCCATGTGGTCATTATTGATGCGGTTGTTATCAGTGTGGTCATTATCAATGTGGTTGTTTTCAATGTGGTCATTATCAGTGTAGTCATTATCAATGTGGTTATTATTGCTGGTCATTATCAATGTGTTCATTATTGATGTGGTCATCATCCATGTGGTCATTATCAGTGTGGTTATTATTGATGTGGTCATTATCCATGTGGTCATTAATGTGGTCATCATCCATGTGCTCATTATCCATATGGTCATTATACATATGATCTTTATCTATGTGGTCATTATCCATGTGATCATTATTGATGTGGTTTATCCATGTGGTCATTATCGATTTGGCCATTATCTATGTTGTTATTATGGATGTGGTCATTATCGATTTGGCCATTGTCCTTGTTGTCATTATCAGTGTGGTCTTTATTGAGTTGGTCATTATCGATGTGGTCATTATCGATGTCATTATTGATGCGGTTGTTGTCGAAGTGGTCATTATTAATGGGATCCTTATCAATATTGTAATCATCCATGTGGTCATTACTCATATGGTCATTATTCATGTGGTCATTATCAATATTTTCATTATCCATGTGGACATAATCCATGTGGTCATCCACGTCcttcaaactgaccaaaaattAACATCAGATCTGttcttcctgtgtgtgtttctctcAGCTGGTCTTACCCAGATGCCCCGGTCAGCCCCCCCCTTTACCCCCACCCCCCCCGTCCCCTACTCCTCTCCCACTGTCCCTGTCCCCTGCCCCCTCCTGGAACTGCTGTCCCTGGccttcctgctctgctcctggctcctggctcTCTCGTGCTGTCTGAGTCCATGGATGGAGCGTCATCTGGAGCTGGTGGAGTTGGAGAAGGTCCATGTGAGTCTGTGGTCAGGGTGTGTGGTCCAGGACTCAGTCTTCAGCTGTAAACCTCACAGCTCCCTCCTCAGCctacccctccccctcctgctgGGCCGCGGACTCCTTCTGGGGGCGCTAATGAGCGGAGCCGCCGCCATCGCTGTCACTGTTCCTGGACTGAGACTGGTGCACATGCCCAAGGTCTGCCCCCGTCTGTTCctatctgctcctgtgtgttcctctactcctctggccctgctcctctgggtctgcttctctggccctgctcttctggttcttctcctctgctcctctggttctgctcctctgctcctctgactctgcttctCTAGGTGATCTCCTGTGTTGTTGTCTCCTCAGTGCTTTGGCGTGGCTGCTTCTGGGGCACTGAAGCGCAGACTGCGTGGGTGCGGGGCGGTGCTGTGCGTGTTGTCAGCGGTTCTGGAGGCATGTCCCGTGTCGTGGGCAGGGTATGTGACAATCCGGCGGTATCAGGAGGACACCATTTTGGAGATGATTCCTCGATGGGACCTGGGGATCGGGCTATTTCTGGGCTGGACCTCGGCTGCAGTCTACATGCTGACTGTGGGGGCACTATGGAGCTCCTGCAGGGAAGAGGGCGAGGTTACAGCGCAGAGGGGCAGGTCTATGGTGCAGAGGGACGGGGCCAGGCAGGAGTACGTCTGACACAAAAATGGACACCACTTAAATGTCCTTTATTAtgcaaactgactcttgtaaactcaatgttctaatgctgttccctcctcaaaaacatacctggagttatgttttgtttaattcatgtttgagtaatcctttattattggcctgtctacatctccaaagctcaaaatgctctgttccgccttgtgatgtcatgaactggtagttttcaagttaacacctccttttgcctttagttcagtagagattggcaaatccaggtctaaaatcatccaaatgattctagtcaaggtgtatggagtttaaaaacacttgctgtattaccacatgacgtcacaaggtggaacgcaaagcacaacaccaggtatgtttgtgatgaggaaactacattagaaaAGATTTAAATCCCAGTGTGGACATTTCCTCACATGAGAGCACAGGAGGTGTATGGGAGGTCATGTCTATTGTCTCTGATGCTGCTCCACACACTGCTTCTGACTGGCTGTTGCTGTGTCggctgctctgattggtcggctGATTGTAATCATGTACATGTGTTCACCAATGTAAATAAACTGCACCAAAGACAATAGCACCTCCTccagtttgtgttgtgttgctcCAGATCTGGGCCTGGTCCTGGTCAGAACGGCTGCAAGTCTGATCCTATTCTAcccatttcagtcctggtccagcctcagtcctggtctggtcctggtacggtctcagtcctggtcttggtccagtcctggtccggtcctggtccggtcctggtccgatctcagtcccggttcagtcccagtccagtctcagtccagtcccagtccagtcccggtACAATCCCAGCccggtcccggtccagtcccagtccagtaccggcccagtcccggtccagtcccggtccagtcccggtccagtcccggtcccaGTCCCGGTCCCAGTCCCATCCTGGACCAGTCCTGGTCCCTGTCCAGTCCCGGTTCCGGATGTGTCTGCTCTGAGCCCTTTTGTCCCTCACACAAAGGACTCTGTGTGAGACTCATTAGAAAGTCATTAGTCTCCTGCTGTTTGAATGGGCAGGTCTGCAGCGCCACCTGTGGTCACACACTTCAGAAAGACCCCGCTGTGGACTGGGACTTGGACCTGGACCTGTGCCTGGATCTGAGCCAGGACCCCccaaagaccaggactaaacaatacCTCTACATCCTTAATGAGTCCTACTGGAGCCTGTTAGAATCACTGTCATCTCTCTCAATCAATCTCAAGCACCAAAGACCAAGTCTAaaccggtctaaaccaggtctaaactagatctaaatcaggactaaaccaagtctaaaccaggactaaaacaacacAATCACACTTAATAATATTTATGAAGGATTTTTCTTCACGCAGTTTAAACGTGACACTAAAGTTTGATCTATAACATCATGTCATCACAATATGACATCAaactgtgacatcacactgacatTCCAGTGTGACATCACAGTCTGACATTACATGGGGACATCACACTGACATTATACTGTGACATCACGCTGTGACATTAaactgtgacatcacacttgtGACATTACACTTTGACATCACATTGTGTCATCacactgtgacatcacactcataTCAtactgtgacatcacactgacatCCCACTGTAACATCACACTGATATTACACTGACATTACATTCTGACATCCTGCTGTGACATTACACCGTATCATCACGCTGTGACATTacactgtgacatcacactgtaaCATTACACTGACATCACattgtgacgtcacactgtgacatcacactgtagCATCACACTGACATCACACTGACATTACACTGACATTAcactatatttcattttttttaataatattttattcataaacGATGAACAGAGCAGGTTTGAAGCAGTGGAAACATAAAGAGCTCGTCCAGTGAAAGAAATAGATCTAACATGTGCACCGCAGGGCAGACAGACATTTTGACTCTAGTGACTGTAgtctatcattttattttatttaacctttattgaCCTGGGTAAATCGACTAAGAACCAACCCTCTTTTACAACAACATAGTCATAGTGCTCACCTTGTATCTTTAGCTAACCTGTGCACACTTTGGCAGCAGCTGATTTTAAGAATAACATTAGATTCGTGAGCAGTTTATAGTGTTTATATTGATAATCATAAATGTGTATCACAAAATTTTACTGAAAGAAAGTATTGTTTGGAATGGGCATTTTAAGCTACATGTTTGCAGTGTTGGCTAGCATCCTGACACTTTCACGgcaaaaatcttaaaatatattatgttgaaaaatgtaaaaattgtaGTGGGGTTTTCAGTATGTTTGTTATTCGTTTGTTTATGCAAAGCCAGAAACCAATAAAACtatgtatgtattattaatCGTTTTGGCTCTACTTTCACTCTTGTTTGGGGGACATTTTGGCTCTACTTTCACTCTTGTTTGGTAGACATTTTGGCTCTAATTTCTCTGTCGTTTGGGGGACATTTTGGCTCTAGGTTCAGTTTCATTTAGGGGACATTTTAGCACAACTTTCACTCTTGTTTGGGGGACATTTTGGCTCTATTGCCACTCTTATTTGGCGGACATTTTGGCTCTAGTTTCTCTCTTGTTTGGGGGACTTCTTGGCTTTATTTCCACTTTTATTTGGGGTACATTTTGGCTCTGAATTCTCTCTCATTTGGGGGACATTTTGGCTCTATTTTCACCCTTATTTTGGGGACATTTTGGCTCTAATTTCGCTCCATGGTGCGGTAGATCCAGGGCAGGTAGTTGATGACGCGGGTGTAGACACCGTACTGGCCCCTCTCGGCACAGCCCCGCCCCCACGACACGATTCCAGTCAGGAACGACGTCTTCCTGAAGCGGGTCACCAAGGGCCCCCCCGAGTCGCCCTCACATGAGTCCTGACCCCCAGAGCGCATCCCAAAGCACAGCATGTTCCTGGAGATGTTGAGACCTGTCTGAGCACGGCAGTCCAGAGTGCGGACGCGAGGGACCTGAGGGGAGAAAGAATatttatactactactgctactactacaactagtgctactactagtactacagctactactactactgctactactactcactACAGGAGAAGTACTTACATTGACTCTTTGTAGTATATCTGATGGCTGCCCAAATTGTGCCACCCGCCCCCATCCGGACACTGTCGAGACCCGGACAGCAGCCAAAGTCCGGGCCAGACCTGAACCCGGACCCGAGCCCTGGCCTCTGGGTCCTGGGAGGCAGACCGGGATCACATATCGGCCCAGCTTCACGTCCCGCACCAGCTTGAGCAGAGCCAAGTCAGAGTCCGAGGAAGTCTGGTTATAATCCTCGTGAACCAACACTTTGACCACACGTCGTTTCTGCTCTGTGTTCTCCGGCAGTGAGAGGTCGTGTTCCCCTGAAACAGAGACCAGGTTaggaaccaggtctaagccaggtctaaaccatgtctgaaccaggactgaactaggactaaaccaggtctaaaccaggtctgaaccaggtctaaaccaggtctgaaccaggaataaaccaggtctaaatcagaactgagccagtctaaaccaggactgaaccaggtctaaaccaggacaaaaccagaaataaaccaggtctaaaccagaaatgaactaggtctaggactaaatcaggactaaaccagaactaaaccaggccttacCAACAGTGATGTGGAACACACCATTGGGTTTAGGCTGGACACAGTGAGCTGCGGTCAGTACCCAGCGAGGATTCAGGACCACAGCTCCACACACGAAATCATGATTCTCTGTCAGCAAGGCCTACGACAGCAGggggtgacagagagagaagggggaaatAATAATATTAGTTCACCAGTAATCTGATCAAACCTGaaagcagctaaacgtcttcactcctacaacgttttgtccagttgacagatttaactttggcttttaccatggatcagacctagaTGACTGAGGAATAACACAGGCATTAATAATATTAGTAATAATAGAACTGTAATGTTCTTGTAGTATTTTCATAGAATTCTTGTGGTATTTTTGTAGCATTCTTGCAGTCTTGTAGTTACCTGCCAGGGGCAGTGTCCTTTGGGACACACCTGTCCATTCACGACTCTAGGAGCGAAGTACATCTGAATACGCCCGCACGGGAAGGCCACTAGGAGACACAGCTTTAATACACACACTGCccactagagggagacacagCTTTAATACACAAGCTGTCCACTAAAGGAAGGTACAGCTTTAATAGACACTGACCATTAGAGGTAGACACAGCTTTAATACACAAGCTGTGCACTAAAGGGAGACACAGCTTTAATAGACACTGTCCACTAGAGGGAAACACAGCTGTAATACACAAGCTGTCCACTAGACGGAGACAAACAGACTGCAGATGTGTACTACATTAAAAGTCCTACAGTAACAGTACTGTACTACTGTGTTACTGCAGTAACAGTACTACTGTACTACAGTAACAATACTCCAATAACAGCACTATAGTAACTGTACTACAGTAAGAGcataaagtaacagtactacaTAAAATGTACGACAGTAACTGTACTACAATAACAGTACTAGAGTAACAGGACTACATGACTATACTACAGTAACTGTACTACAGTAAGAGCATAAAGTAACAGCACTACAGTAACAGTATTACAGTAAAAGTACTATAGTAACAGTACTACAGTTAAAGTACTACAGTAACAGTacaatagtaatagtactacAGTTAAAGTACTACAGT encodes the following:
- the f7l gene encoding coagulation factor VII gives rise to the protein MAASVSRAFCAVLLLPACTWASVFLNPARAHSVLGRSGPGSDPVLVRTRRANLFLEEMRTGNLERECVEEKCSYEEAREIFPQKQQLEAFWTKYQAGDPCDSAPCQNGATCTRHVHSFTCKCAPGYHGHLCDKAKSTSWSCRHRNGGCEHFCADSTERAQICSCADGYRRDQDNTSCIPNVAFPCGRIQMYFAPRVVNGQVCPKGHCPWQALLTENHDFVCGAVVLNPRWVLTAAHCVQPKPNGVFHITVGEHDLSLPENTEQKRRVVKVLVHEDYNQTSSDSDLALLKLVRDVKLGRYVIPVCLPGPRGQGSGPGSGLARTLAAVRVSTVSGWGRVAQFGQPSDILQRVNVPRVRTLDCRAQTGLNISRNMLCFGMRSGGQDSCEGDSGGPLVTRFRKTSFLTGIVSWGRGCAERGQYGVYTRVINYLPWIYRTMERN
- the LOC117382849 gene encoding putative claudin-24; its protein translation is MPRSAPPFTPTPPVPYSSPTVPVPCPLLELLSLAFLLCSWLLALSCCLSPWMERHLELVELEKVHVSLWSGCVVQDSVFSCKPHSSLLSLPLPLLLGRGLLLGALMSGAAAIAVTVPGLRLVHMPKCFGVAASGALKRRLRGCGAVLCVLSAVLEACPVSWAGYVTIRRYQEDTILEMIPRWDLGIGLFLGWTSAAVYMLTVGALWSSCREEGEVTAQRGRSMVQRDGARQEYV